The Sulfolobus acidocaldarius DSM 639 genome has a window encoding:
- a CDS encoding ribose-phosphate diphosphokinase: protein MIIIGGTATNWIDERLSKLLVSRLVKIEHKVFPDGESYIRIPERLMGEDVLVVQSLYPPQDKHLVELFFILETLNDMKANKITVIIPYLAYSRQNRRFKEGEAVSTKTVLNLIKKTGATSLMVVEPHHYEELQYFDGEVKIADPIPDIARVINGKVTNPFVLAPDKGALNRAKRLSQELGCDYSYLEKQRDLTTGEVRVTNLPDLRLDGKEVILVDDIISTGGTMVQASQIAYSKGAKKVIATAVHSLFVENAYDRLINAGIKEIITTNTIPQDTSKVTIVDVSESIARKI, encoded by the coding sequence ATGATTATCATAGGTGGAACCGCAACAAACTGGATAGATGAAAGATTATCTAAATTGCTAGTATCCAGGCTAGTGAAAATAGAGCATAAAGTTTTTCCCGACGGAGAATCTTACATTAGAATTCCTGAGAGGTTAATGGGAGAGGACGTTCTAGTAGTACAGTCATTATATCCACCGCAGGATAAACATCTAGTAGAGCTATTCTTCATCTTGGAAACGTTAAACGATATGAAAGCTAATAAGATAACAGTAATTATACCATATCTAGCTTATTCCAGGCAAAATAGAAGATTCAAGGAAGGAGAAGCCGTTAGTACAAAAACTGTCCTTAATCTAATCAAAAAGACAGGCGCAACCTCATTAATGGTAGTAGAGCCTCATCATTATGAAGAATTACAGTACTTTGATGGGGAGGTAAAAATCGCAGATCCTATACCGGATATTGCGAGGGTAATAAATGGGAAAGTGACTAATCCTTTTGTTCTTGCCCCAGATAAGGGGGCATTAAACAGAGCAAAAAGACTTTCTCAAGAACTTGGGTGTGACTATAGTTACCTAGAAAAACAGCGAGATCTAACCACAGGAGAAGTTAGAGTCACGAACTTGCCAGATTTAAGACTAGATGGCAAGGAGGTCATTCTTGTTGACGACATAATAAGTACAGGAGGTACCATGGTTCAAGCCTCACAAATAGCTTACTCAAAAGGAGCAAAAAAAGTAATAGCCACTGCAGTCCACTCCCTATTCGTCGAGAATGCTTATGATAGATTGATTAACGCAGGGATAAAGGAAATTATAACAACCAATACCATACCTCAAGATACGAGTAAGGTAACGATAGTAGACGTATCAGAATCAATAGCGAGAAAAATATGA
- a CDS encoding DNA methyltransferase: MNYAILNLSNIFLALDELRALNGKDISYFYGISLYEGDPYIAKRSALIKVSGKLISVGNDIEKIKGDIKGNCYSVDLHVPSREDKEYAKNVYEELIKSINLSKRCNKLDVIVSEGQIVVGERYAEKDTESIARHSKRPYTRSGSLNVELARLMINLSRSRSNVLDPFVGTGTILIEANWLGLKCIGIDIDEQMIKNTKINLDYFHYECELIHADTNTLPITRSEAIVTDPPYGRSFTPKGLSELYQNFFAEASNVTKNLIFTTDSRFDWRDTLKSYGFKQIKIHTVYEHKSLSRAIYVVRK, encoded by the coding sequence ATGAACTACGCTATCTTAAATCTAAGTAATATATTTTTAGCGTTAGACGAACTAAGAGCACTAAACGGTAAAGACATTTCCTATTTTTATGGGATATCATTATACGAAGGAGATCCGTATATAGCAAAAAGATCAGCTCTTATTAAAGTATCAGGCAAATTGATAAGTGTAGGTAATGATATTGAAAAGATAAAGGGAGATATAAAGGGTAACTGTTACTCCGTTGATCTTCACGTCCCTTCTAGAGAAGATAAAGAATATGCGAAAAACGTCTATGAGGAATTAATTAAGTCTATAAATCTATCGAAAAGATGTAATAAATTAGATGTAATAGTTTCTGAAGGACAAATAGTAGTTGGTGAAAGATATGCTGAAAAAGACACAGAAAGTATTGCTAGACATTCAAAACGTCCCTACACCAGATCTGGATCACTTAACGTCGAACTGGCAAGGCTTATGATAAATCTTTCCAGATCTAGGTCTAATGTGCTGGATCCATTTGTAGGAACTGGTACTATACTGATTGAAGCCAATTGGTTAGGACTTAAATGTATTGGCATAGATATAGATGAACAAATGATTAAAAATACTAAAATTAATCTGGATTATTTTCATTATGAATGTGAATTAATACATGCAGATACTAATACCTTACCCATAACAAGAAGTGAAGCTATAGTTACAGATCCACCTTACGGTAGATCTTTTACTCCCAAAGGATTATCAGAACTTTATCAGAACTTCTTTGCAGAGGCATCAAATGTTACAAAAAATTTAATTTTTACCACTGATTCTAGGTTTGATTGGAGAGATACTCTAAAGAGTTATGGATTTAAACAGATAAAAATTCACACTGTATATGAGCATAAAAGTTTAAGCAGGGCTATATATGTTGTAAGAAAGTAA
- the rnz gene encoding ribonuclease Z: MFEIIFIGVGGGAPNKRGLPGILIRREGFEILLDCGEGTQNKMIEHSISFMKLNLIGISHLHGDHVLGLPGIIQTMAMYSRQQKLLLMGPTTLQDYLKSSSKHTYFKPGFETEFIQSYEDQNLTITTFRTCHTIESYGFLIKEKDKTKVDAERLKKEGITDWRIIRKLKEGKRVEIDTKVFLPEDYLYVKKGLSIAYTGDTAPCDSVLNAIKGVDLLIHDSTFLNEREAHDYGHSNCTDAAEIASKADVKRLALYHISGRYQTTEPLLKEAKKIFERTFLPEPLSYFILQEE; the protein is encoded by the coding sequence ATGTTTGAGATAATATTCATAGGTGTTGGCGGAGGAGCACCCAACAAACGTGGGCTTCCAGGAATATTAATAAGGAGAGAGGGCTTTGAAATACTATTAGATTGTGGCGAAGGAACCCAAAATAAGATGATTGAACACTCGATAAGCTTCATGAAACTTAACTTAATAGGCATCTCTCATCTTCATGGCGACCATGTATTAGGATTACCAGGAATCATCCAAACTATGGCTATGTACTCGAGACAACAAAAGCTTCTTTTAATGGGACCCACAACTTTACAGGATTACTTAAAATCAAGCTCCAAACATACTTACTTTAAACCAGGATTCGAAACCGAATTTATACAAAGTTATGAGGATCAAAATTTAACTATAACAACATTTAGGACATGTCACACAATAGAGTCCTATGGCTTTTTAATAAAGGAGAAGGATAAAACAAAAGTAGATGCGGAAAGGTTAAAGAAAGAGGGGATAACAGACTGGAGAATTATAAGAAAACTGAAAGAGGGGAAAAGAGTAGAAATAGATACAAAAGTCTTTCTACCTGAAGACTATTTGTACGTGAAGAAAGGATTAAGCATCGCATATACAGGGGACACTGCACCATGCGATAGCGTATTGAATGCAATAAAGGGAGTTGACTTACTGATTCACGATTCCACATTCCTTAATGAACGGGAAGCCCATGATTACGGGCATTCAAATTGTACCGATGCAGCTGAAATAGCTTCAAAGGCTGATGTAAAGAGGCTAGCCCTATACCATATAAGTGGAAGATATCAAACCACTGAACCTTTGCTTAAAGAAGCAAAGAAGATATTTGAAAGAACATTTTTACCTGAACCGTTATCATATTTTATTCTTCAGGAGGAATAG
- a CDS encoding RNA-binding domain-containing protein, with amino-acid sequence MTRVIVEAVVKPSEDKDKVINAIRNFFDFDKIREEEHGMEKLLIAESNSLTSLLKLHRLLREQRILDAARKYLMKSIVGSRITFMLNKQVAAIGKLSFIDKEHESPLGPIKVTIDYKDPVIVVDWLTPKTAKGVPLWENAIPPEE; translated from the coding sequence ATGACTAGGGTAATAGTGGAGGCTGTAGTTAAACCCTCAGAAGATAAGGACAAAGTTATTAACGCAATACGAAATTTCTTTGATTTTGATAAGATTAGAGAAGAAGAACATGGTATGGAAAAGCTACTTATAGCTGAGTCAAACAGCCTTACATCACTGCTAAAACTTCATAGATTATTGAGAGAACAGAGGATACTTGATGCCGCAAGAAAGTACTTAATGAAGAGTATTGTTGGGTCGAGAATAACTTTTATGCTGAATAAACAAGTTGCAGCTATAGGCAAATTATCATTTATAGATAAAGAACACGAATCGCCTTTAGGTCCCATAAAAGTCACTATCGATTATAAGGATCCAGTGATAGTCGTAGATTGGTTGACGCCCAAAACCGCAAAGGGTGTTCCGTTATGGGAAAACGCTATTCCTCCTGAAGAATAA
- a CDS encoding AAA family ATPase has product MWSLIKIIAITGMPGSGKGQLSDLFRKRGIKVIVMSDVLKEKYYRDAKPGERLMDFAKRMREIFGKGVVAKLCIEKLNGTEDVVVIDGVRNWEEIEEFEKVGKVIIIAVHASRSVRYSRLMNRGREDDSTSLQDLMKRDFDELQMGIGTVIALADYVITNDSSIEEFNKRAEDLINRL; this is encoded by the coding sequence CTGTGGTCACTAATTAAAATAATTGCAATTACCGGTATGCCTGGTTCTGGTAAGGGGCAGTTGAGCGACTTATTTCGGAAAAGAGGAATAAAGGTCATTGTAATGAGCGATGTGCTCAAAGAGAAATATTATAGAGATGCTAAACCGGGTGAAAGACTAATGGATTTCGCAAAGAGGATGAGAGAAATATTTGGCAAAGGCGTTGTAGCGAAGCTCTGCATAGAGAAATTAAATGGGACAGAAGACGTAGTTGTCATAGACGGGGTAAGAAACTGGGAGGAAATTGAGGAATTCGAAAAGGTTGGAAAAGTTATAATCATAGCTGTTCATGCATCACGTTCTGTCAGATATAGTAGATTGATGAATAGGGGAAGAGAGGACGATTCTACGAGTCTACAGGATTTAATGAAGAGAGATTTTGATGAGTTACAGATGGGTATAGGTACTGTCATTGCTCTGGCAGATTATGTTATTACTAATGACTCGAGCATAGAGGAATTTAATAAGAGAGCGGAAGATTTAATCAATAGATTATAA
- the thpR gene encoding RNA 2',3'-cyclic phosphodiesterase codes for MLRLFTGINVPNYEKINELMQAISRTGADIKLVEPWNIHITLVFIGEVHENKLELIKDGLKRISFNKFKVRLHGTGAFPSLGKPRVVWVGIDEGAIELRMIRGSIYKELVNRGIRPDEEKEFSPHLTIGRVRGPRNMQNLIQVINEYQGTDFGEFTVEKFTLYKSTLTQKGPIYEPLLEVESNVSGGESFRTNKT; via the coding sequence TTGCTAAGACTTTTCACAGGTATTAATGTGCCAAACTATGAAAAAATAAACGAGTTAATGCAGGCTATAAGTAGAACTGGGGCTGATATTAAACTAGTAGAACCTTGGAATATCCACATTACACTTGTATTTATTGGAGAGGTACATGAAAATAAATTGGAATTAATAAAAGATGGATTAAAGAGAATTTCCTTTAACAAATTTAAGGTCAGGCTCCACGGTACAGGAGCTTTTCCAAGTCTTGGAAAACCCAGAGTAGTTTGGGTAGGAATAGATGAAGGGGCAATTGAGTTAAGAATGATACGTGGCTCGATCTATAAAGAGTTAGTTAATAGAGGAATTCGACCAGATGAAGAGAAAGAATTTTCGCCCCACTTAACAATAGGAAGAGTTAGAGGACCTAGAAATATGCAAAATCTAATCCAAGTCATAAATGAGTACCAAGGCACAGACTTCGGAGAATTTACTGTGGAGAAATTTACTTTATATAAGAGTACGTTAACACAAAAAGGTCCCATATACGAACCTTTACTGGAAGTGGAGTCAAATGTCAGTGGAGGAGAAAGTTTTAGAACTAATAAGACCTGA
- the cca gene encoding CCA tRNA nucleotidyltransferase has product MSVEEKVLELIRPDDKDRERLEKVAEEVLSRLKGFDAQIQGSFRKGTWLKGDTDIDIFVFYPKEVGKEYLREKSLKELIQLFQDLNYEIAFAEHPYLILKINNVEVDVVPALKIDSGEDVITAADRTPFHTKFVTTHLDEKGKDEVRLLKQFMKGIGVYGAEIKVKGFSGYVAELLTIYYGNFRKVLESAKTWKPPIKLNLVEPKRDFDEPLQIPDPVDPKRNTASAVSLRNIAVFSLASKIFIERPSIEFFFPTEIKAEEIIGDILLIKVEFKEKSVEDIIWGQVWKNVEKLKNAIKTAGFSLIDIGAWGNSQTVKIAVQIEDKNISRYYLNQGPYFYVNGVDNFMRKNKYVWVGEDGRLYSLKKRRETNLEKIVLNNLSFKENFSVEMTWLSEINQDDKELHKFLRKRPTWMQT; this is encoded by the coding sequence ATGTCAGTGGAGGAGAAAGTTTTAGAACTAATAAGACCTGATGATAAAGACAGAGAACGATTAGAGAAAGTGGCTGAGGAAGTCTTATCCAGGTTAAAGGGATTTGATGCACAAATACAAGGTTCCTTTAGAAAAGGTACTTGGCTTAAGGGAGACACTGATATTGATATTTTTGTATTTTATCCAAAAGAAGTAGGAAAAGAATATCTAAGGGAAAAATCTCTCAAAGAACTCATTCAGTTATTTCAAGATCTAAATTACGAAATTGCATTTGCAGAACATCCCTACCTTATTCTGAAAATAAATAACGTAGAAGTAGACGTTGTACCCGCATTAAAGATAGATAGCGGAGAGGATGTAATAACTGCAGCAGATAGAACTCCATTTCATACTAAGTTTGTGACCACTCACTTAGATGAAAAGGGAAAAGATGAAGTGAGACTATTAAAACAATTTATGAAAGGAATAGGAGTCTATGGAGCTGAAATAAAGGTAAAAGGCTTTTCTGGATATGTGGCAGAATTACTAACTATCTATTATGGCAATTTCAGAAAAGTGTTAGAAAGTGCAAAGACCTGGAAGCCACCCATAAAACTAAATCTAGTTGAACCAAAAAGAGACTTTGATGAACCATTACAAATACCAGATCCCGTAGATCCTAAAAGAAATACTGCATCAGCTGTATCATTAAGGAATATTGCGGTCTTTTCATTAGCATCAAAAATTTTCATTGAAAGACCATCCATAGAGTTTTTCTTTCCCACTGAGATCAAGGCAGAGGAAATTATAGGAGATATCTTATTAATTAAGGTTGAATTTAAGGAAAAAAGTGTAGAGGATATAATATGGGGACAAGTATGGAAGAACGTGGAAAAATTAAAGAATGCCATAAAGACAGCAGGTTTTTCACTCATAGACATAGGAGCATGGGGAAACTCTCAAACAGTTAAAATCGCTGTTCAAATCGAAGACAAGAATATCTCCAGATATTACTTAAATCAAGGACCTTACTTTTACGTGAATGGTGTAGATAATTTCATGAGAAAAAACAAGTATGTTTGGGTAGGAGAAGACGGAAGATTATACTCGCTTAAGAAAAGAAGAGAAACGAACCTAGAGAAAATTGTACTGAATAACTTAAGTTTTAAGGAGAATTTCTCTGTGGAAATGACGTGGCTTTCTGAGATAAATCAGGACGACAAAGAATTACATAAATTTCTAAGGAAGAGACCTACATGGATGCAGACATGA
- a CDS encoding serine/threonine protein kinase, with protein MDADMKSIDIKYFIYPLYSAEIEKELRANGINSLYSFGYVKLRPDINVIGKGKTGIVALFDENKVIKIRRTDSPKETLKIEAKIQQLAYPVSPKVYLYGENFILMEYIRGRHLTRQENIETIRKILMKARMLELKGIEHKELSRPYKNVLVNEKDAYIIDYDSATIKPNPKNVTSILSWFKRYELAKMYSLGYPLEKIILLL; from the coding sequence ATGGATGCAGACATGAAAAGTATTGACATTAAATATTTTATTTACCCTTTATACTCTGCAGAGATTGAAAAAGAACTAAGGGCAAATGGTATAAACTCACTCTATTCCTTCGGATATGTTAAGTTAAGACCAGATATAAATGTGATAGGAAAGGGAAAAACTGGAATAGTAGCTTTATTCGACGAGAATAAGGTAATTAAAATTCGAAGGACTGACTCGCCAAAAGAAACATTAAAGATTGAGGCAAAAATCCAACAACTTGCCTATCCAGTTTCACCAAAAGTTTATCTTTATGGAGAAAACTTCATATTGATGGAGTACATTAGGGGAAGACATTTAACTAGGCAAGAGAATATCGAAACCATTAGAAAAATACTTATGAAGGCGAGAATGTTAGAGCTAAAGGGAATAGAACATAAAGAATTATCGAGACCCTACAAGAATGTATTAGTTAATGAAAAAGATGCGTATATAATTGATTATGATTCAGCAACTATTAAACCAAATCCTAAAAATGTGACTTCCATCTTATCTTGGTTCAAAAGATATGAACTTGCAAAAATGTATTCACTTGGTTATCCTTTAGAAAAAATCATTCTATTGTTATAG